In the genome of Staphylococcus durrellii, one region contains:
- the cobA gene encoding uroporphyrinogen-III C-methyltransferase yields the protein MGKVFLVGAGPGDPDLITVKGVKAIEQADVILYDRLVNQTLLDYASSEAKLVYCGKHPNHHSLPQEEINDLLVDLAQSGNTVTRLKGGDPFIFGRGGEEAEQLAAAHIQFEIVPGITSGVAAPAYAGIPVTHRDYSSSVAFVTGVIKDDIDADDYWKSLVHGPDTLCIYMGVKKLPDICRLLLKHGKNESTPVALVHYGTTENQQTVTGTLTDIVERAEGVKNPAMIIVGEVVKLRDKISWFESTQLQDNLLEAISY from the coding sequence ATGGGAAAAGTATTTTTAGTTGGAGCTGGGCCTGGAGACCCTGATTTAATAACGGTCAAAGGTGTAAAAGCAATAGAACAAGCAGATGTAATTTTATATGATCGTCTCGTTAATCAAACACTATTAGATTATGCATCATCTGAGGCTAAATTAGTGTATTGCGGAAAACATCCAAACCATCATTCATTGCCACAAGAAGAAATAAATGATTTGCTTGTTGATTTAGCTCAAAGCGGTAACACTGTGACACGACTTAAAGGCGGAGACCCATTTATTTTTGGAAGAGGTGGGGAAGAAGCTGAACAACTAGCGGCAGCGCACATACAATTCGAAATTGTTCCTGGCATTACGTCAGGCGTTGCTGCTCCAGCTTATGCTGGTATCCCAGTAACACATCGCGACTATAGCTCATCGGTAGCATTTGTAACAGGTGTTATAAAAGATGATATAGATGCTGATGACTATTGGAAAAGTTTAGTGCACGGACCTGATACGTTATGTATTTATATGGGTGTTAAAAAATTACCAGATATTTGTCGCTTGTTATTAAAGCATGGCAAAAATGAAAGTACACCTGTAGCGCTTGTACATTATGGCACTACAGAAAACCAACAAACAGTAACTGGCACATTAACAGATATAGTAGAACGTGCAGAGGGCGTTAAAAATCCAGCAATGATTATCGTTGGAGAGGTTGTTAAATTAAGAGATAAAATTAGTTGGTTTGAATCTACACAACTTCAAGATAATTTGTTAGAAGCGATAAGCTATTAA